In a genomic window of Sphingomonas lutea:
- a CDS encoding glycosyltransferase, with amino-acid sequence MNAPFPAIDAAAAQRPLRRVMAWGTADRDKPRNRILLDALRDADFELQEVHADVWAGVADKSRLGRAARLARYLRLVLVYPKLLIQFLLAPRPDALVVGYPAQLDVSMLWPAAKLRRVPILMDLFISIYDTTVHDRALTRPGSLKARLLWGMEWLACRAADRVIIDTAAHARYVEELFDLPAGSVGHVAVGAEIAKFERLPRRAKAGRPRLLFYGQLIPLHGIETILAAACSDRGQAFDWTIIGDGQDASKVAAALGPSGPRHVHWIKWVPYAELPHWIAQSDICLGIFGTSRKAASVVPNKVFQCLASGRHVVTRASLALAELPADAGLTMVEPGSPDRLLDGIEAALAAGCPEPSSHLVNHFSADRLGSQMIRYLEGLQ; translated from the coding sequence GTGAACGCGCCCTTCCCCGCCATCGACGCCGCCGCTGCGCAGCGGCCGCTGCGCCGGGTCATGGCATGGGGCACGGCCGACCGCGACAAGCCGCGCAACCGCATCCTCCTCGATGCGCTGCGCGACGCCGACTTCGAACTTCAGGAAGTGCATGCCGACGTTTGGGCGGGCGTCGCCGACAAAAGCCGGCTGGGGCGCGCTGCGCGCCTGGCCCGCTATCTCCGGCTCGTCCTCGTCTATCCGAAACTGCTGATCCAGTTCCTGCTCGCGCCGCGGCCGGATGCGCTGGTGGTCGGCTATCCCGCGCAGCTCGACGTGTCGATGCTGTGGCCGGCGGCAAAGCTGCGCCGCGTCCCGATCCTGATGGATCTGTTCATCTCGATCTACGACACGACCGTCCACGATCGCGCGCTGACGCGACCGGGGTCGCTCAAGGCGCGGCTGCTTTGGGGCATGGAATGGCTCGCGTGCCGCGCGGCGGACCGAGTGATCATCGATACCGCGGCCCATGCGCGCTACGTCGAAGAATTGTTCGACCTGCCGGCGGGGTCGGTCGGCCACGTCGCCGTCGGGGCGGAGATTGCGAAGTTCGAACGCCTGCCGCGCCGAGCCAAGGCAGGCCGGCCGCGGCTGTTGTTCTACGGCCAGCTGATCCCCCTGCACGGGATCGAAACCATCCTCGCCGCCGCTTGCTCGGACCGGGGGCAGGCTTTCGATTGGACCATCATCGGCGACGGGCAGGATGCGTCAAAGGTGGCCGCCGCGCTTGGCCCGTCCGGCCCCCGTCACGTGCATTGGATCAAGTGGGTGCCATATGCCGAACTGCCGCACTGGATCGCGCAGTCCGATATTTGCCTCGGCATCTTCGGCACGTCGCGCAAGGCCGCGTCGGTGGTGCCCAACAAGGTCTTCCAATGCCTGGCGAGCGGCCGCCATGTCGTCACCCGCGCATCGCTCGCGCTTGCCGAGCTTCCGGCCGACGCGGGCCTGACGATGGTTGAGCCGGGCTCACCGGATCGCCTGCTCGACGGCATCGAAGCCGCACTGGCCGCCGGGTGCCCTGAGCCCTCTTCGCATCTCGTTAACCACTTTTCGGCAGACAGGCTGGGGTCGCAAATGATCCGCTACCTCGAAGGACTGCAGTGA
- a CDS encoding class I SAM-dependent methyltransferase, translating to MSTVTYHPHFGPAMPSLNWTPAPRYVLRRDRILRHLRRIGPCRILDIGCGPGALVSELRRAGYDAHGVDRSAKAIALGRHLQQQAPGMELRAEIDESWQGKFDVVMSFEVIEHLAEDVREMRNWRRFLRPGGQLIVSTPAHQRRWNAADEWAGHVRRYERDELIRAVESAGFNVVLVETYGFPLANLMERLCAPGYRKRLAEKARMGLDTAALTDDSGSDRSAHARFWPFYASLPGTLAMRVLCQVQRLFVKTQLGPGFILIARRREG from the coding sequence GTGAGCACGGTCACGTATCATCCGCATTTCGGGCCGGCGATGCCGTCGCTGAACTGGACGCCCGCGCCACGCTACGTCCTGCGTCGTGATCGCATTTTGCGGCATCTGCGACGGATCGGCCCGTGCCGCATTCTCGACATCGGCTGCGGCCCGGGTGCGCTGGTCTCGGAACTGCGCCGCGCGGGATACGATGCGCATGGCGTCGATCGATCGGCCAAGGCCATCGCGCTTGGCCGCCATCTCCAGCAGCAGGCGCCGGGGATGGAATTGCGGGCCGAGATTGATGAATCGTGGCAGGGCAAGTTCGACGTCGTCATGTCGTTCGAAGTGATCGAGCATCTGGCGGAAGATGTCCGGGAAATGCGCAATTGGCGCCGTTTCCTGCGACCCGGCGGACAATTGATTGTGTCCACGCCGGCGCATCAGCGTCGCTGGAACGCGGCCGACGAATGGGCCGGGCATGTGCGCCGTTATGAGCGCGACGAGCTGATCCGTGCGGTGGAAAGCGCCGGCTTTAACGTCGTCCTTGTCGAGACCTACGGGTTTCCCCTGGCGAACCTCATGGAGCGCTTGTGCGCGCCGGGTTATCGCAAGCGCTTGGCTGAAAAGGCCAGGATGGGCCTGGATACCGCCGCGCTGACCGACGACAGTGGATCGGACCGTTCGGCGCACGCGCGCTTCTGGCCATTCTACGCCAGCCTGCCGGGCACGCTTGCAATGCGTGTCCTGTGCCAGGTGCAACGCCTGTTCGTGAAGACGCAGCTCGGTCCGGGCTTCATCCTTATCGCGCGACGACGCGAAGGATGA
- a CDS encoding lysylphosphatidylglycerol synthase domain-containing protein: protein MTRWAAWAGSLAAILAMALVIYLFGGDLRAAATWNRAVAAGFATSVALYVAAMLVAASVWKIILDTFGSAQSWPAAGRQVLISQIGKYVPGGVAQFLGRAAMTMKAGVPARTVGFALIAETFVTLVGGACAVAVAIAFDPGLLTRVETILPQDQAWSRVAVTLCAVVLALVTWLVVAKRVRADLLPKIRLEHLAALIAMHVVAFLLLGASLHFIATAVSQASVSLSLSVAIFAAAWVVGFAVPGAPGGLGVRDSVIVLGLAPFVGGGPALSAALMHRAASVLGDVISLGVGVCLPKSPQVPADPLSERKSLKSA, encoded by the coding sequence ATGACGCGCTGGGCAGCGTGGGCGGGCAGCCTGGCAGCAATCCTCGCCATGGCCCTCGTCATCTACCTCTTCGGCGGCGACCTCCGTGCGGCAGCGACGTGGAATCGCGCCGTCGCCGCAGGCTTCGCCACTTCGGTCGCGCTTTACGTCGCGGCGATGCTGGTTGCGGCATCGGTGTGGAAAATCATCCTCGACACGTTTGGATCGGCGCAATCTTGGCCGGCGGCGGGTCGTCAGGTGCTGATCTCACAGATCGGCAAATATGTGCCCGGCGGCGTCGCCCAATTCCTCGGACGCGCCGCAATGACGATGAAGGCAGGCGTCCCGGCCAGGACGGTCGGCTTCGCACTCATCGCCGAAACCTTCGTCACGTTGGTCGGCGGGGCGTGCGCCGTGGCGGTCGCCATTGCGTTCGACCCAGGCCTGCTGACCCGGGTCGAAACCATCCTTCCGCAGGATCAGGCATGGAGCCGCGTTGCCGTGACCCTGTGCGCGGTTGTGCTGGCGCTGGTGACATGGCTCGTCGTGGCCAAGCGCGTGCGCGCCGACTTGCTGCCGAAGATCCGCCTTGAACATCTCGCCGCCTTGATCGCCATGCACGTCGTCGCGTTCCTGCTTCTCGGCGCCTCCCTGCATTTCATTGCGACGGCCGTATCGCAAGCCAGCGTGTCGCTGTCGCTGTCGGTCGCCATATTCGCCGCGGCCTGGGTGGTCGGCTTTGCCGTTCCCGGCGCGCCGGGCGGCCTGGGTGTGCGCGATTCGGTGATCGTCCTTGGACTGGCCCCGTTCGTGGGTGGCGGCCCGGCGCTGTCGGCTGCCTTGATGCATCGCGCGGCAAGCGTGCTGGGCGATGTGATCTCGCTGGGCGTAGGTGTCTGCCTGCCCAAATCGCCCCAAGTGCCCGCTGACCCTTTGAGCGAGCGCAAAAGTCTCAAAAGCGCCTAG
- the rlmN gene encoding 23S rRNA (adenine(2503)-C(2))-methyltransferase RlmN, with protein sequence MSADTNLMPIPGAVDPVPVPRGASARADGRIELVGLPRERIREELETAGLEPRQAKLRAKQIWHWIYNRGVGDFNAMSDIAKAQRPWFAARFAISRPEVVEAQVSTDGTRKWLLKTHDGHEFEMVFIPDADRGTLCVSSQVGCTLNCRFCHTGTMALVRNLEPQEIVGQVMLARDALGEWPSQPEGRMLTNIVMMGMGEPLYNFDNVRDALKIVMDGDGLGLSKRRITLSTSGVVPMMARAGEEIGVNLAVSLHAVTKDVRDEIVPLNRKYGIDQLLEACAAYPGANNARRITFEYVMLKDKNDSDADARELVRLIRQYRLPAKVNLIPFNPWPGAGYECSTDERIRSFSNIVFEAGISAPVRTPRGRDIDAACGQLKTSAERKRKSRETA encoded by the coding sequence ATGAGCGCCGACACCAACCTGATGCCCATTCCGGGCGCCGTCGATCCTGTGCCCGTGCCGCGCGGCGCATCCGCGCGTGCCGACGGCCGGATCGAGCTTGTCGGCTTGCCGCGCGAACGTATTCGTGAAGAGCTTGAAACGGCCGGGCTCGAGCCGCGCCAGGCCAAGCTGCGCGCCAAGCAGATCTGGCACTGGATCTACAATCGCGGGGTCGGTGACTTCAACGCGATGAGCGACATCGCCAAGGCGCAGCGCCCGTGGTTCGCCGCGCGCTTCGCCATTTCGCGCCCTGAAGTGGTCGAGGCGCAGGTTTCGACCGACGGCACGCGCAAGTGGCTGCTCAAGACGCACGACGGCCACGAATTCGAAATGGTGTTCATTCCCGATGCCGACCGCGGCACATTGTGCGTGTCGAGCCAGGTCGGGTGCACGCTCAATTGCCGCTTCTGCCACACCGGGACGATGGCGCTGGTGCGCAACCTCGAGCCGCAAGAGATCGTCGGCCAGGTGATGCTCGCCCGCGATGCGCTGGGCGAATGGCCGAGCCAGCCCGAAGGGCGGATGCTGACCAACATCGTCATGATGGGCATGGGCGAGCCGCTGTACAATTTCGACAATGTCCGCGACGCGCTGAAGATCGTCATGGACGGCGACGGACTGGGCCTGAGCAAGCGCCGCATCACGCTGTCGACCTCGGGCGTGGTGCCGATGATGGCCCGCGCGGGCGAGGAGATCGGCGTCAACCTTGCCGTTTCGCTCCATGCGGTGACCAAGGACGTTCGCGACGAGATCGTGCCGCTCAATCGCAAGTACGGCATCGACCAGTTGCTCGAGGCGTGCGCGGCTTACCCCGGCGCCAACAATGCGCGGCGCATCACGTTCGAATATGTGATGCTCAAGGACAAGAACGACAGCGACGCCGACGCACGCGAGCTGGTGCGGCTGATCCGCCAGTATCGGCTCCCGGCCAAGGTCAACCTGATCCCGTTCAACCCGTGGCCGGGTGCGGGCTACGAGTGCTCGACCGACGAGCGCATCCGATCCTTCAGCAACATCGTGTTCGAAGCGGGCATTTCCGCCCCGGTCCGGACGCCGCGCGGCCGCGACATCGACGCCGCCTGCGGCCAGCTCAAGACCTCGGCGGAACGGAAACGGAAGTCCCGGGAGACCGCCTAG
- a CDS encoding CcdB family protein gives MAQFDARRLRDEAGLVLDCQADLLDSLPTRFVVPLIAHSGRQAETRRLHPLFIIEGQQYVMATHLAGAVAQKELGEVVTSLRDHHFDIIDALDVLLGGV, from the coding sequence TTGGCTCAATTCGATGCACGACGGCTACGAGATGAGGCCGGGCTTGTTTTGGACTGCCAAGCCGACCTGCTCGACAGTTTGCCGACGCGCTTCGTTGTGCCGCTGATCGCCCACAGCGGCCGGCAAGCGGAGACGCGCCGACTACATCCGCTCTTTATCATCGAAGGCCAGCAATATGTGATGGCAACGCACCTCGCCGGCGCTGTTGCGCAGAAAGAGCTTGGCGAGGTCGTAACATCGCTGCGGGATCATCATTTTGATATCATTGACGCCTTGGACGTCCTGCTTGGTGGGGTTTAG
- a CDS encoding type II toxin-antitoxin system CcdA family antitoxin encodes MPTNVSLDAALVAEARELGVNISQASSEGLEKAVKIARGEAWLEENRAALQWWNNYVEENGLPLAKYRLF; translated from the coding sequence GTGCCGACCAACGTTTCGCTCGATGCCGCGCTAGTCGCTGAAGCGCGCGAGCTTGGCGTCAATATCTCGCAGGCCTCGTCGGAGGGGCTGGAGAAGGCGGTAAAGATTGCGCGCGGCGAAGCCTGGCTCGAGGAAAATCGGGCGGCGCTTCAGTGGTGGAACAACTATGTCGAGGAAAATGGACTCCCCCTCGCCAAGTATCGTCTTTTCTAG
- a CDS encoding glycosyl transferase family protein yields MFLAELLSRAAAELALFAGVGFLLFALNDLLVDLIYFARRGWRALTVYSRYPRAFASEIKPAPEPGLIAVFIPAWDESAVIADMLRATLQRFDYANYILFVGHYRNDPATAAAIASVADPRIHAVQIGHSGPTTKADCLNHLYDALIAHEIAIGRTAKAVVLHDAEDVVHPLELRLFDRLIDRAAVIQLPVLPLVDRGSRWISGHYCDEFAEAHIKELVVREAVGAAVPLAGVGCAIARKPLAELAARQEGKPFAGASMTEDYELGLRLGARGFKTMFVRIPAQAGDRGVVASRGHFPATLGAAVRQKARWLGGIALSGWDRLGWSGSWGERWMRMRDRRGPIAALLLVAAYLAALLWSQLWLAEALGAPVQARLDPALTVLLTINAWLLAWRILMRAAFTTSAYGLAEGLMSIPRLVIGNVIAMLAAARAISQHMSGGPRRWDKTRHIFPVELAQ; encoded by the coding sequence ATGTTCCTTGCCGAACTGCTCAGCCGCGCCGCGGCCGAGCTGGCCTTGTTCGCGGGTGTCGGGTTCCTGCTGTTCGCGCTCAACGACCTGCTTGTCGACCTGATCTACTTTGCCCGGCGCGGCTGGCGCGCGCTGACCGTGTACAGCCGCTATCCGCGTGCCTTCGCCAGCGAGATCAAGCCCGCGCCGGAGCCCGGCCTGATCGCCGTCTTCATTCCCGCGTGGGACGAATCGGCGGTCATCGCCGACATGCTGCGGGCGACGTTGCAGCGCTTCGACTACGCGAACTACATCCTCTTCGTCGGTCATTACCGCAACGATCCGGCGACCGCCGCGGCGATCGCCAGCGTCGCCGACCCGCGCATCCATGCGGTGCAGATTGGCCATTCCGGCCCGACAACCAAGGCCGATTGCCTCAATCACCTCTACGACGCCCTGATCGCGCATGAGATTGCGATCGGCCGCACCGCCAAGGCGGTGGTGCTGCACGATGCCGAGGATGTCGTTCACCCGCTCGAGCTCCGGCTGTTCGACCGCCTGATCGACCGCGCGGCGGTCATCCAGCTGCCCGTGCTGCCTTTGGTCGATCGCGGGTCGCGCTGGATCAGCGGCCATTATTGCGACGAGTTTGCCGAGGCGCATATCAAGGAGCTGGTCGTGCGCGAAGCCGTTGGCGCGGCGGTCCCGCTGGCCGGCGTCGGCTGCGCGATCGCGCGCAAACCGCTGGCCGAACTTGCTGCGCGCCAGGAGGGCAAGCCGTTCGCCGGCGCCAGCATGACCGAGGATTACGAACTTGGGCTCCGGCTCGGGGCGCGCGGCTTCAAGACGATGTTCGTCCGTATCCCAGCGCAAGCCGGCGACCGGGGCGTCGTCGCAAGTCGCGGGCATTTTCCGGCCACGCTTGGCGCCGCCGTACGGCAGAAGGCCCGTTGGCTAGGCGGAATTGCGCTTTCCGGCTGGGACCGGCTGGGCTGGAGCGGGAGCTGGGGCGAACGCTGGATGCGGATGCGTGACCGGCGCGGGCCGATTGCCGCTTTGCTGCTGGTCGCGGCCTATCTGGCAGCGCTCCTCTGGTCGCAATTGTGGCTTGCCGAGGCACTGGGCGCGCCCGTCCAGGCGCGGCTCGACCCGGCGCTGACGGTGCTGTTGACGATCAACGCCTGGCTTCTCGCCTGGCGGATCCTGATGCGCGCGGCCTTCACGACCTCGGCCTACGGGCTGGCCGAAGGGTTGATGTCCATCCCGCGCCTGGTCATCGGCAACGTCATCGCCATGCTCGCCGCCGCGCGGGCCATATCCCAGCATATGAGCGGGGGACCGCGCCGCTGGGACAAGACGCGGCACATCTTCCCGGTGGAGTTAGCGCAATGA
- a CDS encoding sulfite exporter TauE/SafE family protein: MDIYLPIAGQSVNALFIVALGFLVGILSGMFGVGGGFLTTPLLIFYGIPPSVAVASAATQITGASVSGVMVHARKSGVDLHMGLVMIVGGLVGSLAGAAIFRALQASGQIDVVIGALYVLILGGIGALMLRDALVGLGYVKASASASPPRHNRWVASLPLRWRFYASGLYISPLAPLALGFVAGILTMLLGIGGGFILVPAMIYLLGMAARVVVGTSLVMILAISAATTMIHALTTQAVDIVLAGLLLIGGVIGAQYGALFTTRIKPDLLRLALGFIILVVALRMALGLAWQPDEIYSIEYL; this comes from the coding sequence ATGGACATTTACCTTCCGATCGCCGGTCAGTCGGTCAACGCGCTCTTCATCGTCGCGCTCGGCTTTCTGGTGGGCATCCTTTCTGGCATGTTCGGCGTAGGCGGCGGCTTCCTGACGACGCCGCTGCTGATCTTCTACGGCATCCCGCCATCCGTCGCCGTCGCATCGGCAGCGACGCAGATTACCGGCGCAAGCGTGTCGGGCGTGATGGTCCATGCGCGCAAGAGCGGCGTCGATCTCCACATGGGCCTGGTGATGATCGTGGGCGGGCTCGTCGGCTCGCTTGCCGGTGCAGCCATCTTCCGCGCGCTTCAGGCCAGCGGGCAGATCGACGTGGTGATCGGCGCCCTCTACGTCCTGATCCTCGGCGGCATCGGCGCGCTGATGTTGCGCGATGCGCTGGTTGGCCTCGGCTATGTCAAGGCCAGCGCCAGTGCCAGTCCGCCGCGGCACAATCGCTGGGTGGCGTCCCTGCCCCTGCGCTGGCGCTTCTACGCGTCCGGGCTTTACATCTCTCCGCTGGCGCCCCTCGCGCTGGGCTTCGTCGCCGGCATCCTCACCATGCTGCTCGGAATCGGCGGCGGCTTCATCCTCGTGCCCGCGATGATCTATCTGCTCGGCATGGCCGCGCGCGTCGTCGTCGGCACCAGCCTGGTGATGATCCTCGCGATCAGCGCGGCGACCACGATGATCCACGCGCTGACGACGCAGGCGGTCGACATCGTCCTTGCCGGCCTGTTGCTCATCGGCGGCGTGATCGGCGCGCAATATGGCGCGCTGTTCACCACGCGCATCAAGCCAGACCTGCTGCGTCTGGCGCTGGGCTTCATCATCCTCGTCGTCGCGCTGCGCATGGCACTTGGCCTCGCCTGGCAACCCGACGAAATCTACTCGATCGAATATCTGTGA
- a CDS encoding TIGR02186 family protein, whose amino-acid sequence MAQAKPVLVPDISAREVQIRYSFTGAQLLLFGAIIYPGGRPPEEPADIVVVLRGPVQPILIREKQKIAGIWMNADSARFRSAPSFYAVASSRPIAELVDERTAAIYEMGVGNLQLSPGGGNLPEKERRFEAGLLDLRKRQALYSENPRGVEITDRVLYRATIRIPSQVPVGTYTAETFLIDGKDVIAVATRDIQINKFGFERFVAAAAERHGLLYGLAAVVLSLFLGWTAAAAFRRRI is encoded by the coding sequence ATGGCGCAGGCCAAGCCCGTCCTGGTCCCCGACATCTCCGCGCGGGAAGTGCAGATTCGCTACAGCTTCACGGGCGCCCAGCTGCTTCTGTTCGGGGCGATCATCTATCCCGGCGGGCGCCCGCCCGAAGAGCCGGCCGACATCGTCGTCGTGCTGCGCGGGCCGGTGCAGCCCATCCTCATCCGCGAAAAGCAGAAGATCGCCGGCATCTGGATGAATGCCGACTCGGCCCGCTTCCGGTCGGCGCCCTCCTTTTACGCGGTCGCCTCGTCGCGCCCGATTGCGGAACTGGTCGATGAGCGCACGGCCGCCATCTACGAAATGGGCGTCGGCAATCTCCAATTGTCGCCCGGCGGCGGCAATTTGCCCGAAAAGGAACGCCGCTTCGAAGCCGGCCTCCTCGACCTGCGCAAGCGCCAGGCGCTCTATTCGGAGAATCCGCGCGGGGTCGAGATCACCGATCGCGTTCTCTACCGCGCCACCATCCGCATTCCCAGCCAGGTCCCGGTTGGGACCTACACGGCCGAAACCTTCCTGATCGACGGCAAGGACGTGATTGCGGTTGCGACGCGCGACATCCAGATCAACAAGTTCGGCTTCGAACGCTTTGTCGCGGCAGCTGCCGAACGCCACGGTTTGCTCTATGGCTTGGCGGCAGTTGTCCTGTCGCTTTTCCTTGGCTGGACGGCCGCAGCCGCCTTCCGGCGCCGCATCTAG